In the Chroococcidiopsis sp. SAG 2025 genome, one interval contains:
- a CDS encoding DMT family transporter — MTQPTLNTQGLMAALCAAATWGMVGVFVRWLPGWSPFAVLAGRFLVATAAMLPILFLAPSVRHDLTRSLRTPPIWWLSLPAIGGYVLGTTAFQLAPVGEVTLLFTTSPLFIITYKYVVRLHVKRSESFGMLLAMAGVSAIVLPQLSTDRAVSLATLAGYLLALGAAGSIAIYTLWFNAFAKQNIAPKSINVVFLTCLLGSILSFLCAVLFPASIGIEIDRQVILVLLGLGIFSTALPFLCYTVAAQRLPVVLATAILLLEPMFAVLFASVVLQEIPSLWFGIGSALVFWGLLSIAGFASR; from the coding sequence ATGACTCAACCCACACTAAACACTCAAGGCTTGATGGCAGCTCTATGTGCCGCAGCTACTTGGGGTATGGTAGGTGTATTTGTCCGCTGGCTTCCAGGGTGGTCTCCCTTTGCAGTTTTGGCGGGTCGCTTTCTCGTCGCCACTGCTGCAATGCTGCCGATACTTTTTCTAGCACCAAGTGTCCGACACGATCTGACTCGTTCCCTTCGCACGCCACCGATCTGGTGGTTGAGTTTACCAGCTATTGGGGGTTATGTCTTAGGTACGACAGCATTTCAGCTAGCTCCTGTGGGAGAAGTGACATTATTATTCACAACCTCACCCTTGTTTATTATTACCTACAAATATGTTGTGCGCTTACACGTTAAACGAAGTGAAAGCTTTGGAATGCTGCTGGCTATGGCTGGAGTCAGTGCGATCGTGCTGCCTCAGCTATCTACCGATCGCGCTGTCTCTTTGGCAACTCTAGCCGGCTACCTTTTGGCATTAGGTGCTGCTGGTTCGATCGCAATTTATACACTTTGGTTTAATGCATTTGCTAAGCAAAACATTGCGCCAAAATCGATAAATGTGGTTTTTCTGACCTGTTTACTAGGAAGTATTTTATCTTTTTTGTGTGCAGTTCTCTTCCCAGCGTCAATTGGAATCGAAATCGATCGACAAGTTATTCTCGTATTATTAGGATTGGGAATTTTTTCCACTGCTTTACCATTTTTGTGCTACACAGTAGCGGCGCAGCGTTTACCAGTCGTACTGGCAACTGCAATATTACTGCTAGAGCCAATGTTTGCAGTGTTATTTGCATCTGTAGTTCTACAAGAAATTCCGTCGCTTTGGTTTGGCATTGGCAGCGCACTAGTTTTCTGGGGATTGCTGTCGATCGCTGGCTTCGCTTCTAGGTGA
- a CDS encoding tetratricopeptide repeat protein: MGLPNMGAAIARHVITVLTASSLFVAQPTLAIPASEYRALGLSYRAAAKYPQAIAALQKSVELEPQNLSGRVLLGWTQHLAGQKEAAAESLIQVLYRDPNSIPALNALGIVYLVGGKLNAAVFVHAWAAILQPKNEIAYYNLSLAFERLQSYEPAIGAAKRAAQLEPTNPHPLVALSLAHWQKGDRAAAQAAYRQAYNLDGRYRDRGFLNHLLQAGFSQPQIEMTKHILAATFP, encoded by the coding sequence TTGGGGCTGCCAAATATGGGTGCAGCGATCGCCCGTCATGTCATAACTGTATTAACAGCTAGCAGCTTGTTTGTCGCTCAACCAACATTAGCAATCCCTGCGAGCGAATACCGTGCCTTGGGATTATCCTATCGCGCTGCGGCAAAATATCCACAGGCGATCGCGGCTTTGCAAAAGTCTGTAGAACTCGAACCGCAAAATCTCTCTGGACGAGTTTTGTTAGGCTGGACGCAACACCTAGCCGGACAAAAAGAAGCGGCGGCTGAGTCTTTAATTCAAGTTTTATACCGCGATCCGAATTCTATTCCAGCTCTCAACGCTTTGGGAATTGTCTATTTAGTCGGTGGTAAATTGAATGCTGCTGTATTCGTTCATGCATGGGCAGCAATTTTACAACCAAAAAATGAGATTGCTTATTACAATCTCAGCTTAGCTTTTGAGCGATTGCAGTCCTACGAACCTGCGATTGGTGCAGCAAAACGCGCCGCCCAGCTAGAACCAACCAACCCTCATCCTCTAGTTGCTCTCAGTCTCGCCCATTGGCAGAAGGGCGATCGCGCTGCGGCTCAAGCTGCTTACCGACAAGCATACAATCTAGATGGGCGGTATCGCGATCGCGGTTTTCTCAACCATCTCCTGCAAGCTGGGTTCAGCCAGCCGCAGATTGAGATGACAAAACACATTTTAGCTGCAACTTTTCCCTAA
- a CDS encoding S9 family peptidase, with amino-acid sequence MVTTTASQPQTQLPPLIPREILFGNPERARPQLSPDGKYLAYIAPDEKNILQVWVRTVGQQDDRQLTQDKKRGIRMYFWTFDGEQLIYLQDADGDENWHCYAVNINTNIVRDLTPFQGVQAQPLALDHNFPHEFLVGLNLPDLSKHDVYRVNLKNGAVEFDTENPGNIVSWTVNTQFQVQAAIAATADGGYDLLYRKSQESAWENLRHWSSEDEGYAVSFSADDKTLYIVGSHDANAQRLLALDLATRQETVIAEDPEYDVDSVIVHPTSHILQAVSFYRDKQEWQILDQSIAADLAAIAQVRPGEYNITSRDLADKTWLVAYITDNGPVYYYTYDRATKSSTLLFSNQPKLEELQLATMQPVSYLTRDGLTIHGYLTTPVGIPAKNLPTILLVHGGPWVRDTWGYDPEVQWLANRGYAVLQVNFRGSTGYGKAFLNAGNREWGAKMHDDLIDAVNWLVEQGISDPQKVAIMGGSYGGYAALAGLTFTPEVFAAGVDIVGPSNLITLMQSIPPYWEPMKAMFAHRLGDLETEPEFLKSRSPLFYCDRIQKPLLIGQGANDPRVKQAESEQIVAAMRQSNQPVEYLLYADEGHGFARPENRLHFYAKAEEFLAKYLGGRFEPAGELSGHSGVEK; translated from the coding sequence ATGGTGACAACAACAGCTAGTCAACCTCAAACTCAACTACCACCGTTAATTCCACGGGAAATTCTCTTCGGCAACCCAGAACGCGCCCGTCCTCAACTCTCCCCAGATGGCAAGTATTTGGCGTATATTGCTCCAGATGAAAAAAATATCCTGCAAGTATGGGTGCGTACTGTAGGACAACAAGACGATCGCCAACTGACCCAGGATAAAAAACGGGGTATCCGCATGTACTTCTGGACGTTTGATGGCGAACAGCTAATCTACCTTCAAGATGCCGATGGCGATGAAAACTGGCACTGTTATGCAGTCAATATCAATACGAATATTGTCCGCGACCTGACTCCGTTTCAAGGGGTACAGGCGCAACCCCTCGCCTTAGACCATAACTTCCCGCATGAATTTTTGGTGGGGTTAAATTTGCCAGATTTAAGCAAGCACGATGTTTACCGCGTTAACCTCAAAAATGGGGCAGTAGAGTTTGACACGGAAAACCCAGGTAACATTGTCTCTTGGACTGTGAATACTCAATTTCAAGTTCAAGCTGCGATCGCGGCTACGGCTGATGGTGGGTACGACCTACTTTACCGCAAATCTCAAGAATCAGCTTGGGAAAATTTACGCCATTGGAGTTCCGAGGATGAAGGCTACGCTGTCAGCTTTTCTGCTGATGACAAAACTTTGTATATCGTCGGCAGTCACGATGCTAACGCCCAACGCCTCCTCGCCCTAGACTTAGCGACTCGTCAAGAGACTGTTATTGCTGAAGATCCAGAATACGATGTCGATAGTGTTATCGTTCACCCAACTTCTCACATTCTGCAAGCGGTTTCTTTTTACCGCGACAAACAAGAGTGGCAAATTCTCGACCAAAGTATAGCTGCTGATTTAGCAGCAATTGCCCAAGTCCGCCCTGGAGAATACAACATTACAAGCCGCGACTTGGCGGATAAAACTTGGTTAGTAGCTTACATCACTGACAATGGACCAGTTTACTACTACACATACGATCGCGCAACCAAAAGTAGCACTTTACTTTTTAGCAACCAACCCAAACTCGAAGAGTTGCAATTAGCAACCATGCAACCTGTCTCCTACCTTACAAGAGATGGGTTAACAATTCACGGCTATCTCACAACACCTGTAGGAATTCCAGCTAAGAACTTACCAACAATTCTTCTAGTGCATGGAGGTCCTTGGGTGCGGGATACTTGGGGTTACGATCCAGAAGTGCAATGGCTGGCGAACCGAGGTTATGCGGTATTGCAAGTCAATTTTCGCGGTTCTACTGGCTACGGTAAGGCGTTTCTGAATGCGGGAAACCGCGAATGGGGTGCAAAGATGCACGACGATCTGATCGATGCAGTCAATTGGCTAGTAGAACAAGGTATTTCTGACCCTCAAAAAGTAGCGATTATGGGTGGTTCCTACGGTGGCTATGCGGCGCTAGCGGGGTTAACTTTCACGCCAGAGGTATTTGCAGCTGGAGTTGATATCGTCGGTCCCAGCAATTTAATTACGCTGATGCAGAGTATTCCGCCTTACTGGGAACCGATGAAAGCTATGTTTGCCCATCGCCTGGGAGATTTAGAGACAGAACCAGAATTTCTCAAATCGCGATCGCCCTTATTTTACTGCGATCGTATTCAAAAACCTTTGTTAATTGGACAGGGAGCCAACGATCCGAGGGTAAAACAAGCAGAAAGCGAACAAATTGTGGCAGCAATGCGGCAATCCAATCAACCAGTTGAATATCTACTGTACGCGGATGAGGGACATGGTTTTGCCCGTCCCGAAAATCGCTTGCATTTCTATGCTAAAGCCGAGGAATTTTTAGCCAAATACTTAGGCGGGCGATTTGAACCTGCGGGCGAACTTTCAGGACATTCAGGTGTGGAGAAATGA
- a CDS encoding succinate--CoA ligase subunit beta: MDLLEYQAKEWFREIGIPVLPSQRIDRPRDLKGLKIPYPVVLKSQVRTGGRGKAGGVKIVTNTIDAIAAAQTIFNLPILGEFPEVLLAEAKYNSDREFYLAIVIDAVARRPLLLGSTQGGIDVESNPEALQQVVVERDFSPFYARRLAVKMGLQGDALASVSAIVEKMYGLFVQKDLDLIEINPLGVSSTGELMALDGKVTVNDQAIARHPDILMMAEKKASRPNGDPSVAQVGKWNEVDKSGNIAILGNGAGLLMATLDLIATASHRKPSVCLNVGHGRIGANGGLNFCDRVIQGLELIAQDKSIHAILVNILCSVPTTVEVAEAIATFVQQHENKTHKTRSHAQYPKLVVRLAGTDLADAKAKLDALQVSSMEDLDEAIAQVVRVAKSSLPRRSE; this comes from the coding sequence ATGGATCTACTAGAGTATCAAGCTAAAGAATGGTTTCGCGAGATTGGTATTCCAGTTTTACCTTCCCAAAGAATCGATCGTCCCCGCGATTTGAAGGGGTTGAAGATTCCCTATCCAGTAGTACTCAAGTCGCAGGTGCGGACGGGAGGTAGGGGAAAAGCTGGGGGAGTGAAGATCGTTACGAACACGATCGACGCGATCGCAGCAGCACAAACAATTTTTAATTTACCAATTTTAGGGGAATTTCCTGAAGTTTTATTAGCGGAAGCAAAATATAACTCCGATCGCGAGTTTTACCTAGCCATAGTTATCGATGCAGTTGCTCGCCGTCCGCTGCTTCTGGGTTCTACACAAGGAGGAATCGATGTCGAATCCAATCCAGAAGCTTTACAACAAGTCGTAGTCGAACGAGATTTTTCACCGTTTTATGCCCGCCGATTAGCAGTCAAAATGGGCTTGCAGGGAGATGCACTGGCATCGGTCAGCGCTATCGTAGAAAAAATGTACGGTTTATTCGTGCAGAAAGATTTGGATCTGATCGAAATCAATCCTTTGGGGGTTAGTTCGACTGGGGAGTTAATGGCATTGGATGGTAAAGTTACTGTCAACGACCAAGCGATCGCCCGCCATCCCGATATTTTGATGATGGCAGAAAAAAAAGCTAGCCGTCCTAACGGTGATCCATCAGTCGCTCAAGTTGGCAAGTGGAATGAAGTAGATAAGTCGGGAAATATTGCAATTTTGGGCAATGGCGCGGGGTTATTGATGGCAACTTTAGATTTGATCGCCACAGCCAGTCACCGCAAACCATCTGTTTGCTTAAATGTGGGACATGGAAGAATTGGCGCAAATGGGGGGTTGAATTTTTGCGATCGCGTCATCCAAGGTCTAGAATTGATCGCTCAAGATAAATCTATCCATGCGATCTTAGTTAATATTCTTTGTAGCGTGCCGACAACTGTAGAGGTGGCTGAGGCGATCGCGACTTTCGTACAACAGCACGAAAATAAGACGCACAAAACTCGTTCTCATGCCCAATACCCTAAACTAGTCGTGCGCTTGGCAGGAACGGATTTAGCAGATGCGAAAGCAAAGCTAGATGCGTTACAAGTCTCATCAATGGAAGATTTAGACGAAGCGATCGCCCAAGTCGTCCGTGTCGCGAAAAGTTCGTTGCCTAGAAGAAGTGAGTGA
- a CDS encoding succinate--CoA ligase subunit alpha — translation MKLKPDSKVLIQGMTASLWSPYIARMQAYGTQIVAAVSPGQTTSIDDLPVFDLVEQAVAAVGAIDTTIIFVPPYQALDAALEAIASGIKQIIIISAGVPPLDMVRLLRKAEANETIIVGPNSPGIIIPGKLLLGTHASEFYTPGSIGIVSRSTTLTYEIALGLTKAGLGQSIAVSIGSDAIIGSSFLQWLQIFDEDDTTEAIVLVGEPGGNSEEAAARYIAEAIDKPVIAYIAGCHAPAGKHWGHTGTLAAVVGRGDNVGTAKSKLEAFKAAKVPVAERPSQIAELVKKALKKK, via the coding sequence ATGAAATTAAAGCCTGATAGTAAAGTTTTAATTCAGGGCATGACAGCATCGCTCTGGTCGCCCTACATTGCTCGTATGCAAGCCTACGGAACGCAGATTGTTGCCGCAGTTAGTCCCGGTCAAACGACATCCATTGACGATTTACCCGTGTTCGATTTGGTCGAACAGGCAGTAGCGGCAGTTGGGGCGATCGATACGACGATTATTTTCGTCCCTCCCTATCAAGCTTTGGATGCTGCTTTAGAGGCGATCGCTTCTGGGATCAAACAAATTATTATTATCTCTGCTGGCGTGCCTCCTTTGGATATGGTGCGCTTGTTGCGTAAAGCAGAGGCAAACGAAACCATAATTGTCGGACCCAATAGTCCGGGTATTATCATTCCTGGCAAATTACTTTTGGGAACCCATGCCAGCGAATTTTATACTCCAGGTTCGATTGGTATTGTCAGTCGCAGCACGACTCTGACTTACGAAATTGCCTTGGGATTGACTAAAGCAGGGTTAGGGCAGTCAATTGCTGTCAGTATTGGCAGTGATGCAATTATTGGTTCTTCTTTTCTTCAATGGCTGCAAATTTTCGATGAAGACGACACCACAGAAGCAATCGTTTTAGTCGGGGAACCTGGGGGAAATAGTGAAGAAGCTGCGGCGCGTTACATTGCCGAGGCGATCGATAAACCAGTTATTGCATACATTGCTGGTTGTCATGCGCCAGCTGGCAAACACTGGGGGCATACCGGGACGCTAGCAGCCGTGGTTGGCAGAGGGGATAATGTCGGTACGGCAAAAAGCAAGTTAGAAGCTTTCAAAGCGGCAAAAGTTCCAGTCGCAGAACGCCCTTCGCAAATTGCTGAATTGGTGAAAAAGGCATTAAAGAAAAAATAA